The uncultured Desulfobulbus sp. genome window below encodes:
- a CDS encoding peptidylprolyl isomerase, translating to MTRLLSLLLLSVLLFCYGQPVFSVEVQPITNGIEAKIAMKEGLYAKIATDKGDILIKLFYTKTPLTVINFVGLAEGALQLAGGSKASGTPFYDGLTFHRVIANFMIQGGCPLGTGTGGPGYTFPDEFDPELTHDGPGVLSMANAGPGTNGSQFFITHLATPHLDGKHTVFGKVIDGQDVVDRIDRGDVIKSITIIREGREAEAFKTDQAAFDAALATIKEREAEALKAQKEKILKLIKEQWPKAVETKSGLFYQVEQEGAGDPPAAGTEIKAHYTGRLLVGNRKFDSSYDRGEPIAFPVGTGRVIQGWDEALSQMAKGEKRTLIIPPELAYGERGAGGVIPPNAWLVFDVEMVDF from the coding sequence ATGACCAGGCTGCTTTCGTTGCTGCTTCTGTCCGTACTGCTTTTCTGTTACGGACAACCAGTGTTTTCTGTTGAGGTACAACCTATAACAAACGGAATCGAGGCAAAAATCGCTATGAAAGAGGGACTCTACGCCAAAATCGCTACCGATAAAGGCGATATTTTAATCAAATTATTTTACACCAAAACCCCTTTAACTGTGATCAATTTTGTTGGTCTGGCTGAAGGAGCACTGCAACTTGCAGGGGGAAGCAAAGCCTCAGGCACCCCCTTTTACGACGGATTAACCTTTCATCGTGTCATTGCCAACTTCATGATCCAGGGCGGCTGTCCGCTGGGTACCGGTACCGGTGGCCCAGGCTACACCTTCCCCGACGAGTTTGATCCAGAACTGACCCACGATGGTCCTGGAGTCCTCTCCATGGCCAACGCCGGCCCCGGCACCAACGGCAGCCAGTTCTTTATCACCCATCTGGCCACCCCGCATCTGGATGGTAAGCATACCGTTTTTGGCAAGGTGATCGATGGCCAGGACGTGGTTGACCGCATTGACCGCGGAGATGTGATTAAATCCATCACCATCATCCGTGAGGGCCGTGAAGCTGAGGCTTTCAAAACCGATCAAGCCGCATTTGATGCCGCCCTTGCTACCATAAAAGAGCGTGAGGCCGAAGCCCTGAAAGCGCAGAAGGAAAAAATTCTCAAGCTGATCAAAGAGCAGTGGCCCAAAGCTGTTGAAACCAAATCCGGTCTTTTTTATCAGGTCGAGCAGGAAGGAGCTGGCGATCCGCCCGCAGCAGGAACCGAAATCAAGGCCCATTACACCGGTCGCCTCCTGGTTGGCAACCGCAAGTTCGACAGCTCCTATGACCGCGGTGAGCCCATCGCCTTTCCCGTTGGTACCGGTCGAGTTATTCAGGGGTGGGACGAAGCCCTGAGCCAGATGGCCAAGGGAGAGAAACGAACTCTGATTATCCCCCCTGAGCTTGCCTACGGTGAGCGCGGAGCTGGTGGAGTTATTCCCCCCAACGCCTGGCTGGTCTTTGACGTGGAGATGGTTGATTTCTGA
- the trpS gene encoding tryptophan--tRNA ligase has translation MKRTLSGIQPSGKLHIGNYFGMMQPMLQQMDNSELYVFIVDLHALTSVHDRDRLRTGTLEAAADFLALGLDPKRCIFWVQSDVPEVCELSWLLSTMTPMGLLERCHAYKDKVAKNITASHGLFAYPVLMAADILLYQSEIVPVGKDQKQHVEVARDIAQRFNNTFGETFVLPEPLISESTAIVPGIDGQKMSKSYDNTIPIFLEEKPLRKRVMSVQTDATPVEDPKDPDNCNLYALLKLFASQEKMQEVHDLYVNGGAAYGYLKQDLYELINAHFSTARAKKKELLDNQDYLRQVLKEGAEKAREKATVTMDLVRDRMGLKY, from the coding sequence ATGAAACGAACACTGTCAGGAATACAACCCTCGGGAAAACTTCATATTGGCAATTATTTTGGAATGATGCAGCCTATGTTGCAGCAGATGGACAATTCAGAGCTCTATGTCTTTATTGTCGATCTCCATGCCTTGACCTCAGTCCATGACCGGGATCGCCTCCGCACCGGTACCTTGGAGGCAGCTGCCGACTTCCTGGCCCTGGGCCTTGATCCCAAACGTTGCATCTTCTGGGTGCAATCCGACGTACCCGAGGTTTGCGAACTCTCCTGGCTGTTGTCAACCATGACCCCCATGGGACTGTTGGAGCGGTGTCATGCCTATAAGGACAAGGTTGCCAAAAATATTACCGCCAGTCATGGGCTTTTTGCCTACCCGGTTTTGATGGCTGCCGATATTTTACTCTATCAGTCCGAAATTGTTCCCGTGGGCAAGGATCAGAAGCAGCATGTTGAGGTGGCCCGCGATATCGCCCAACGCTTTAACAATACCTTTGGCGAAACCTTTGTTTTGCCGGAACCGCTGATCAGTGAGTCCACGGCCATTGTCCCGGGCATCGATGGCCAGAAGATGTCCAAGTCCTACGACAATACTATCCCGATCTTTCTTGAAGAGAAGCCGCTGCGCAAGCGGGTCATGAGTGTGCAGACCGACGCTACCCCCGTGGAAGATCCTAAAGATCCCGACAACTGTAACCTCTATGCACTGCTCAAGCTCTTTGCCTCACAGGAGAAAATGCAGGAGGTGCATGATCTCTATGTTAACGGGGGGGCCGCCTATGGCTACCTTAAGCAGGATCTCTATGAGTTGATCAATGCCCATTTTTCTACTGCACGCGCTAAGAAAAAAGAGTTGCTCGACAATCAGGACTACCTGCGTCAGGTGCTGAAAGAAGGTGCAGAGAAGGCCCGGGAAAAAGCGACCGTGACCATGGACCTGGTCAGAGATCGGATGGGCCTGAAATATTAA
- the dnaK gene encoding molecular chaperone DnaK, whose amino-acid sequence MSKIIGIDLGTTNSCVAIMEGGDPKVIENTEGNRTTPSIVAFNDSGERLVGQTAKRQAVTNPTRTLFAIKRLIGRKFSDPEVKKSIEVSPFNIVEGPGGDAVVEVDGKTYTAAEISAMTLGKMKQTAEEYLGEPVTEAVVTVPAYFNDAQRQATKDAGKIAGLNVQRIINEPTAASLAYGLDKKGEEKIAVFDLGGGTFDVSILEIGDGVFEVKSTNGDTFLGGEDFDMRIVNWLADEFKREQGVDLRNDKMALQRLKEEAEKAKKELSSAKETDINLPFITADASGPKHLNVKLSRAKLETLVEDLIDRCAAPCITALKDAGLNASEIDEVILVGGMTRMPKVQEKVKAIFGKDPHKGVNPDEVVAIGAAIQGGVLKGDVKDVLLLDVTPLSLGIETLGGVMTKLIEKNTTVPTKKSQVFSTAADNQPAVSIHVLQGEREMANDNKTIGRFELADIPAAPRGVPQIEVTFDLDANGILHVSAKDLGTGKEQSIRITASSGLSEEEIERMKKDAELHAEEDKKRKELVEAKNNGDSMIHMTSKSLTELGDKVDAETKGNVEREIENLKKALEGEDVEAIKAATDALTQASHKLAELMYAQAKSEGGAAGDAGAGATGGQAKKGGKDDDDVVDADFEEVK is encoded by the coding sequence ATGAGTAAAATTATTGGAATTGACTTGGGAACCACCAACTCATGTGTGGCTATCATGGAGGGTGGTGATCCTAAGGTTATTGAGAATACCGAAGGAAACCGCACCACCCCGTCGATTGTTGCCTTCAATGACAGTGGTGAGCGTCTGGTGGGCCAGACTGCCAAACGTCAGGCCGTGACCAACCCGACCCGGACTCTGTTTGCCATCAAACGTTTGATTGGCCGTAAGTTCAGTGATCCCGAGGTGAAAAAGTCCATCGAAGTCAGCCCCTTTAACATCGTAGAAGGCCCCGGTGGCGACGCGGTGGTTGAGGTGGACGGCAAGACCTACACCGCAGCTGAGATTTCAGCCATGACTCTGGGCAAGATGAAACAGACCGCCGAGGAGTACCTGGGCGAGCCCGTAACAGAGGCTGTTGTTACAGTTCCTGCCTACTTTAACGATGCCCAGCGTCAGGCAACCAAGGATGCCGGAAAGATTGCAGGGCTCAACGTGCAGCGCATCATCAACGAGCCGACTGCAGCTTCGCTTGCCTACGGTCTGGATAAGAAAGGCGAAGAGAAGATCGCTGTCTTCGACCTTGGTGGCGGTACCTTCGATGTTTCTATCCTAGAGATCGGCGATGGTGTTTTTGAGGTGAAATCCACCAACGGTGATACCTTCCTCGGTGGTGAAGATTTTGATATGCGTATCGTTAACTGGCTCGCCGATGAGTTCAAACGTGAGCAGGGCGTTGATCTGCGCAACGATAAGATGGCACTCCAGCGCCTGAAAGAAGAGGCGGAGAAAGCTAAAAAAGAGCTTTCCAGCGCGAAAGAGACCGATATCAATCTGCCCTTTATTACTGCAGATGCCTCCGGCCCCAAACATCTCAATGTCAAACTGAGCCGCGCTAAACTGGAGACCCTGGTCGAGGACCTGATTGATCGCTGTGCAGCTCCCTGTATAACTGCCCTCAAGGATGCAGGTCTGAACGCCTCCGAGATCGACGAGGTTATCCTGGTTGGTGGTATGACCCGTATGCCCAAGGTTCAGGAGAAGGTTAAAGCCATCTTCGGTAAAGACCCGCACAAAGGTGTGAATCCTGACGAGGTTGTAGCCATCGGTGCTGCGATTCAGGGTGGTGTACTCAAAGGTGATGTCAAAGACGTTCTTCTTCTGGATGTTACCCCGCTTTCCCTGGGGATCGAGACCCTGGGCGGCGTCATGACCAAGTTGATCGAGAAGAACACTACGGTTCCTACCAAGAAGAGCCAGGTTTTTTCCACTGCGGCTGACAACCAGCCTGCGGTTTCCATCCACGTGCTCCAGGGAGAGCGTGAGATGGCAAACGACAACAAGACCATTGGCCGTTTTGAGCTGGCCGACATTCCTGCCGCACCGCGTGGCGTACCGCAGATCGAGGTAACCTTTGATCTGGATGCCAACGGTATCCTCCACGTTTCTGCCAAGGATCTGGGGACTGGCAAAGAACAGTCTATCCGCATCACCGCTTCCTCCGGTCTGTCTGAGGAAGAGATTGAGCGCATGAAAAAGGATGCGGAGCTCCATGCCGAGGAAGATAAAAAACGCAAAGAGCTGGTCGAAGCCAAAAACAACGGCGACTCTATGATTCACATGACAAGCAAAAGCCTGACTGAGCTCGGTGATAAGGTTGATGCCGAGACCAAGGGCAATGTTGAGCGTGAGATCGAGAACCTTAAAAAAGCTCTGGAAGGTGAGGATGTTGAGGCTATAAAAGCGGCAACCGACGCTTTGACCCAGGCTTCGCATAAGCTTGCCGAGCTCATGTATGCCCAGGCCAAGTCCGAGGGTGGCGCAGCCGGTGATGCGGGCGCGGGTGCTACCGGTGGCCAGGCCAAAAAGGGTGGGAAAGACGATGATGACGTCGTTGACGCCGACTTCGAAGAAGTGAAGTAA
- a CDS encoding nucleotide exchange factor GrpE, translating into MIDETNKQDPVGEQKEKENPEVLEDVETITEESVEVSETEALQEKVTATQDQLMRVAAEFENYKKRMERERSKLLKYAGENILRDLLPTLDNLDRALEQGSAESEDTEKKLQSLLEGIELTRKGLSSTLERYEVEALESIGLSFNPDEHDALTMEASEEMPANHVLREFAKGYRFKDRVLRHAQVVVSSGPGKAA; encoded by the coding sequence GTGATAGACGAGACAAACAAACAGGATCCTGTCGGTGAGCAGAAAGAAAAGGAGAATCCCGAAGTCCTGGAGGATGTGGAGACTATTACCGAAGAAAGCGTAGAGGTCAGCGAGACCGAGGCGTTGCAGGAGAAAGTGACCGCAACCCAGGACCAGTTGATGCGCGTTGCTGCCGAGTTTGAAAACTACAAGAAACGTATGGAGCGCGAACGCAGCAAATTGCTGAAATACGCCGGTGAAAATATTCTGCGCGATCTTTTGCCCACCCTTGATAACCTAGACCGGGCTTTAGAGCAGGGGAGTGCTGAGAGTGAAGACACCGAAAAAAAACTGCAGTCCTTGCTTGAGGGGATCGAGTTGACGCGCAAGGGGTTGAGTTCTACGCTTGAGCGTTATGAGGTGGAAGCTCTCGAATCCATCGGCCTGAGCTTCAATCCCGATGAACACGACGCTCTGACCATGGAGGCCAGTGAAGAAATGCCTGCCAACCATGTACTGCGCGAATTTGCCAAGGGATATCGTTTTAAGGATCGGGTTCTGCGCCATGCGCAGGTTGTTGTTTCCAGCGGTCCGGGGAAAGCAGCCTGA
- a CDS encoding pyridoxal phosphate-dependent aminotransferase, which produces MRTDILHVGADELTYEIRNIVNLGDKLKSLGVQVNWENIGDPIAKGEEVPTWMKEIVAEAVYENQSYGYSPTKGLLETREFVAQCTNARGGVQIDAEDIIFFNGLGDAISKVYGMLKPTARVLVPTPSYTTHSSAEAAHAGTQPVTYILDPNHLWYPDLEDIENHIKYNPAVAGILLLNPDNPTGAVYPADVMRAIVEICEKNELFIICDEIYQNMTYNGTTSAPLCTVIGDKVPALCMRGISKEMPWPGSRCGWIEVYNRHRDPMFATYVNSIINAKMLEVCSTTLPQMVLPRIKSHPLYQEHLKNRIKRYERFSNLAYNILKNVKGLLVNRANGAFYMSAVFEEWVLNHQQTLPIEIDEVREIIERLVSGPNIQPDKRFVYYLLASTGICVVPLSSFATDLQGFRITLLEKEEDEFVQIFETIAASIKSYVSSSVGRGHCR; this is translated from the coding sequence ATGCGTACGGATATTTTACATGTCGGCGCGGATGAGTTGACCTACGAGATCCGCAATATCGTTAACCTGGGTGACAAATTAAAAAGCCTGGGAGTACAGGTAAACTGGGAAAACATTGGTGATCCTATTGCCAAGGGGGAAGAAGTTCCTACCTGGATGAAAGAGATCGTGGCCGAGGCTGTCTACGAAAATCAAAGCTACGGCTACTCTCCCACCAAGGGACTCCTGGAAACTCGAGAATTTGTCGCCCAGTGTACCAACGCCCGCGGCGGTGTGCAGATCGATGCTGAAGATATCATTTTCTTCAACGGGCTTGGCGACGCTATTTCCAAGGTCTATGGCATGCTTAAACCTACTGCCCGTGTCCTTGTTCCCACTCCCAGTTACACAACTCATTCTTCTGCTGAGGCAGCCCATGCCGGTACGCAGCCTGTAACCTACATCCTTGATCCAAACCATCTCTGGTATCCGGATCTTGAGGATATCGAAAACCACATCAAGTATAACCCTGCGGTTGCAGGTATTTTGCTGCTCAACCCCGATAATCCCACCGGCGCGGTCTATCCTGCTGATGTCATGCGGGCCATTGTTGAGATCTGCGAGAAAAACGAGCTCTTTATTATCTGCGATGAGATCTATCAGAACATGACGTACAACGGCACCACCTCGGCGCCGCTTTGTACGGTTATCGGTGATAAAGTGCCAGCACTCTGCATGCGGGGTATTTCTAAGGAGATGCCTTGGCCTGGTTCGCGTTGTGGGTGGATAGAGGTCTATAATCGCCATCGAGATCCCATGTTTGCTACCTATGTGAACTCGATCATCAACGCTAAAATGCTGGAGGTCTGCTCGACAACTCTGCCCCAGATGGTCCTGCCACGAATCAAGTCGCATCCTCTCTATCAGGAACATCTCAAAAACCGCATTAAACGCTATGAGCGTTTTTCCAATCTGGCGTATAACATTTTAAAAAATGTCAAAGGGCTCTTGGTCAATCGGGCCAATGGTGCCTTCTACATGAGTGCGGTCTTTGAGGAGTGGGTGCTCAATCATCAGCAGACTCTGCCCATTGAGATCGATGAGGTGCGAGAAATTATTGAGCGTCTGGTTTCTGGGCCGAATATTCAGCCGGATAAACGTTTCGTCTATTATCTTTTGGCATCAACCGGAATCTGTGTGGTCCCCCTCTCTTCCTTTGCAACCGACCTGCAGGGCTTCCGTATTACCCTGCTTGAAAAAGAAGAAGATGAATTTGTCCAGATATTTGAAACCATTGCTGCAAGTATCAAGAGCTATGTGAGTTCATCCGTTGGGCGAGGGCACTGCCGCTGA
- a CDS encoding diguanylate cyclase has product MSRFLFQERDLAHLLQGICDRLAGPGAGQAVLLVLIDQDSGGIITAETGLEEVLQPLIDGLQRGELPDCGRRALEGREAGIVVCEDCTCGLCVNNTTSTQHGMTIPLHCSASLSGFLTLRLPVDRFLSPAEKNILLELAETMGLALRQLFDEEAGKRRQLELERIEERYELALHASQAGLWDWNISTGEMYTSPDQWELLDYRADTAGATLPRRFIHPDDREQVLQVLNQHLAGKTDEYRIEYRVQEKNGEWSWFLDRGQVVERDHNNMPVRMTGTHQNITLQKKQDEAIALVQQQLHDAVNHERNFLQTVIDSAGDPVMVIDLKYNVLLINQSAARLVHAGASYDTFQGEKCYRIFSCSDTPCKDPRYPCPVAQVVKHNTQIKLVHNPYHGNGVKNTFELEASPLIDHEGNLYGVIEVARDITDRLRIEKELRESRSHLYQLAHHDNLTGLPNRLLFRDRLNQAVSKAERNRTGVAVLFLDLDKFKTINDTLGHDVGDELLQEVAKRLQRQGRQSDTVARLGGDEFVFVLEDIHEQRDAGVVAEKIMTALVKPIQTREHQIRASTSIGIALYPEDAETIDEVIKCADLALYAAKEIGRSNYQFFRQDLPCNGKRPRLNRQEFLRAFAEDELFIDYQPQFQLDSDRVVGLLAEPYWLHPSMGLLLPEAFVSAGHECDMLGPLSDWILQRLSDDLQFWQDQGRRCPPLILPCSSRLLLDADFLAVMRRVIDTEGFDANMLVLGLRERVVTEATSQLMSSLQQLSQLGLHYALTEFGQGRCISLQLQSLPVLSVLVSRELVEQSRFDHQAKTLLAALIPFCQTLGVHVVADGVEHPEQKQLLRNLGCEQGQGSFYSLPLGVNKITELLPNA; this is encoded by the coding sequence GTGAGCCGTTTTCTATTTCAGGAGCGGGATTTAGCGCATCTGCTTCAAGGTATCTGCGATCGGCTTGCCGGACCAGGAGCGGGTCAGGCAGTGCTCCTGGTGTTGATTGATCAGGATTCCGGTGGCATCATTACTGCAGAAACAGGATTAGAAGAAGTGCTCCAACCTCTGATTGATGGATTACAAAGAGGGGAACTTCCCGATTGCGGACGGAGGGCCCTGGAAGGTAGAGAGGCTGGCATCGTCGTCTGTGAAGATTGCACCTGCGGTCTTTGTGTAAACAACACGACCAGCACGCAGCATGGCATGACCATCCCCCTCCACTGTTCAGCAAGTTTATCGGGTTTTCTAACCCTGCGTCTGCCTGTCGATCGTTTTCTCTCTCCAGCTGAAAAAAATATCCTGCTTGAGCTTGCTGAAACAATGGGGCTTGCCTTACGCCAACTCTTTGATGAGGAGGCCGGAAAGAGGCGCCAGCTGGAACTCGAGCGCATCGAAGAAAGGTATGAGTTGGCACTGCATGCCTCCCAGGCCGGGCTATGGGATTGGAACATCAGTACCGGTGAAATGTATACCAGTCCAGATCAGTGGGAACTGCTCGACTATAGGGCGGATACCGCAGGGGCGACTTTACCCCGCCGTTTTATCCATCCTGATGATCGAGAACAGGTCTTGCAAGTCCTTAATCAGCACCTGGCAGGCAAGACCGACGAATATCGCATCGAATATCGGGTTCAGGAAAAAAATGGAGAGTGGAGTTGGTTTCTCGACCGTGGCCAGGTGGTGGAGCGTGATCACAATAATATGCCTGTGCGCATGACCGGCACCCACCAGAATATCACCCTGCAAAAGAAGCAGGACGAGGCCATTGCCCTTGTTCAGCAGCAACTGCATGACGCCGTCAATCATGAGCGTAATTTTTTGCAGACGGTCATCGATAGTGCCGGTGACCCGGTTATGGTTATTGATCTGAAATACAACGTTCTGCTGATTAACCAGTCTGCTGCTCGGCTTGTCCATGCTGGAGCTTCTTATGACACCTTTCAGGGGGAAAAATGTTATCGCATCTTCAGTTGCAGCGATACTCCCTGCAAGGATCCTCGCTATCCCTGCCCGGTGGCACAGGTCGTTAAACACAACACCCAGATTAAACTGGTCCATAATCCCTACCACGGCAACGGGGTGAAAAATACCTTCGAGCTTGAGGCTTCGCCGCTCATTGATCACGAAGGGAACCTTTATGGTGTCATTGAGGTGGCCCGCGATATCACCGATCGTTTGCGCATTGAAAAGGAGCTGCGTGAATCTCGCTCCCATCTCTATCAACTGGCCCATCATGATAACTTAACCGGACTACCCAATCGGTTGCTCTTTCGGGATCGACTCAACCAGGCGGTGAGCAAGGCCGAACGAAATCGAACCGGGGTGGCTGTGCTTTTTCTGGATCTGGATAAGTTTAAAACCATCAACGATACCCTGGGGCACGATGTCGGCGATGAACTCCTCCAGGAAGTGGCCAAACGGCTCCAGCGGCAGGGGCGTCAGTCGGATACGGTGGCCAGGTTGGGTGGCGATGAATTTGTTTTCGTACTTGAGGATATCCACGAACAGCGGGATGCAGGCGTGGTTGCTGAAAAAATAATGACCGCACTCGTCAAGCCCATTCAAACCCGAGAGCATCAGATTCGGGCCTCGACCTCCATAGGGATTGCTCTCTATCCCGAAGATGCCGAAACCATAGATGAAGTCATAAAATGTGCCGACCTGGCCCTCTATGCAGCAAAAGAGATCGGGCGGAGTAATTACCAGTTTTTTCGGCAGGATCTGCCATGCAACGGAAAACGTCCAAGGCTTAACAGGCAAGAATTTCTGCGCGCTTTTGCAGAAGATGAGCTCTTCATTGATTATCAGCCTCAATTTCAGCTGGACAGTGATCGGGTCGTTGGCCTTTTGGCTGAACCGTATTGGTTGCACCCTTCCATGGGGTTACTGCTTCCGGAGGCCTTTGTGTCCGCAGGCCATGAATGTGATATGCTTGGCCCCCTGAGTGACTGGATACTGCAGCGCCTGAGTGATGATCTTCAGTTTTGGCAAGATCAGGGACGCAGATGTCCCCCTTTGATCCTCCCCTGCAGCAGTCGTCTGTTGCTTGATGCCGATTTTCTTGCCGTTATGAGGAGGGTGATAGACACTGAGGGGTTCGATGCAAATATGCTGGTTTTAGGGCTGCGTGAGCGAGTGGTAACCGAGGCCACCAGCCAGCTCATGTCCTCGTTGCAGCAGTTGAGCCAACTGGGGCTGCATTATGCCCTGACAGAGTTTGGTCAAGGCCGTTGCATTTCTTTGCAGCTTCAGTCCCTTCCCGTGCTCTCTGTGCTGGTGAGCCGAGAGCTTGTCGAGCAGAGCCGTTTTGATCACCAGGCCAAGACGCTGCTTGCCGCATTAATTCCTTTCTGCCAGACTCTGGGAGTGCACGTTGTTGCTGATGGGGTGGAACATCCCGAACAGAAGCAACTGCTGCGTAATCTTGGTTGTGAACAGGGACAGGGAAGTTTTTATTCTCTGCCCTTGGGAGTCAACAAGATAACAGAACTCCTGCCAAATGCCTGA
- a CDS encoding sigma-54 dependent transcriptional regulator → MSAQPKAKVLIVDDERVHRFMLHSLLGEWGWDAEEADDGSTAVAAVEQGPFDAILMDVRMTTMDGMEALKRIHAINPAIPVVIMTAFSSVDSAVAAIKQGAHDYLTKPLDFDRLKTTLEVAMGHRNQEAESSELDQPFGDDNRIIGTSTPMQELWEMIVHVAPTEATVLINGESGTGKELVAAALHHKSQRARGPLVKVNCAALAETLLESELFGHERGAFTGADRRREGRFVQAQGGTLFLDEIGETSPSMQAKLLRVLQEHELQRVGGQETLKVDARILCATNRDLEEEVAAGRFREDLYYRLNVVELEVPPLRERHGDIPLLVNYFLEKFAARNGRTICGVTPECMDVLNRYPWPGNVRELEHSMERGAILMRGEYLDLSALPLAISRWAGMNQPQEVEAPSTLKEAEKMLIIKTLEETGGNRSEAARRLQITRKTLLNKIKSYNIT, encoded by the coding sequence ATGTCAGCACAGCCTAAGGCTAAGGTTTTGATCGTCGATGATGAGCGGGTGCACCGATTTATGTTGCACTCGCTTTTGGGCGAATGGGGGTGGGATGCAGAAGAGGCCGATGACGGTTCCACTGCTGTTGCCGCTGTTGAGCAGGGGCCTTTTGATGCTATCTTGATGGATGTGCGCATGACCACCATGGATGGGATGGAGGCACTTAAGCGTATTCATGCGATCAACCCTGCTATCCCCGTGGTGATTATGACCGCTTTTTCCTCGGTGGATTCGGCCGTGGCTGCAATTAAACAGGGAGCCCACGATTACCTCACCAAGCCCCTAGATTTTGATCGCCTGAAAACAACGCTTGAGGTAGCCATGGGGCACCGCAACCAGGAGGCTGAATCTTCAGAGCTCGACCAGCCCTTTGGTGATGATAACCGCATCATTGGTACATCCACTCCCATGCAGGAGCTCTGGGAGATGATCGTGCATGTGGCTCCCACCGAGGCCACGGTGCTGATCAACGGAGAATCAGGTACCGGAAAAGAACTGGTCGCTGCTGCCCTACACCATAAAAGTCAGCGGGCCAGGGGGCCTTTGGTCAAGGTGAACTGCGCGGCCCTGGCTGAAACCTTACTCGAATCCGAGCTGTTTGGTCATGAACGAGGTGCTTTTACCGGGGCTGATCGTCGAAGGGAAGGGCGTTTTGTCCAGGCCCAGGGGGGGACTCTTTTTCTCGATGAGATTGGCGAAACATCACCTTCCATGCAGGCTAAATTGTTGCGGGTACTGCAGGAACACGAGTTGCAGCGGGTTGGCGGCCAGGAAACACTCAAGGTGGATGCCCGTATCCTCTGTGCAACCAACCGTGATCTTGAAGAGGAGGTGGCGGCCGGGCGTTTTCGCGAGGATCTTTACTACCGTCTTAATGTGGTTGAATTGGAAGTTCCTCCCCTGCGCGAGCGGCATGGGGATATTCCTTTGCTGGTAAACTATTTTCTTGAAAAGTTTGCCGCCCGTAACGGTCGTACCATTTGCGGGGTAACACCAGAATGCATGGACGTGCTCAACCGCTATCCCTGGCCCGGGAATGTACGGGAATTGGAGCATTCCATGGAGCGTGGAGCGATTCTCATGCGTGGGGAGTATCTTGATTTGAGCGCACTACCCCTTGCCATCAGTCGTTGGGCTGGCATGAATCAGCCCCAAGAGGTTGAAGCGCCTTCCACCTTGAAAGAGGCCGAAAAGATGCTGATCATCAAGACCTTGGAAGAAACCGGCGGTAATCGGAGCGAAGCGGCAAGGCGATTGCAAATTACGCGTAAGACGCTCTTGAACAAGATTAAAAGTTATAATATAACTTGA